The DNA window CTTGTACACACCACCGAGCGCAGGCGCGTCCCGCGAGACGACGAGATCGGTGCCCACGCCGTAAAGATCGATGGGCGCCCCCGCGTTGCGAAGGGCGGCGATCTTCAGCTCGTTGACGTCGCCAGAGGCGACGATCTTCGCCTGTCGACAGCCGGCGTCGTCGAGGATGCGGCGGACGCCCTTGCTGAGTGTGGCGAGATCGCCCGAGTCGAGACGGACGCCCTTGAGTTTGTCTCGTGCGATGGCCGCGGCCCGCTTGGCTCCTTCGAGGGTGTCGTAGGTATCGATGAGCAGGATGGAGGCGTTCGGGAAGATCTTCACATAGCCTTCGAAGGCCGCTTCTTCGGTCGGATGCGCCATCGTCCACATGTGGGCGGCAGTGCCCGTGACGGGGATGCCGTAGCGCATGCCCGCCTCGACGTTGGAGGTCGACGCGAACCCGGCCGCATAGGCAGCGCGGGCGGCGTCGACGGCCGCGTCGAAGTGGGTGCGCCGCGTCCCGAACTCGACGACGCCGGCCTCTCCGGCGCTGAGCACGATCCGCGCCGCCTTGGAGGCGACCATCGTGGCGTGGTTCACGGCGGAGAGGACGAAGGTCTCGACGAGCTGGGCTTCGATGAGAGGTGCCGTGATCCTGAGGACTGGCTCCTGCTCGAAGAACACCGTCCCTTCGGGGATGGCCCACAGGTCGCCATGGAAGCGAAAGTCGCGGAGGTAGGCGATGAACTCGGGCGTCATCGCGTCCGCGAGCGAAGGGACGGTCTTCAGGTAGGCGATCTGCTCGTCGGTGAAGCGAAGGTCGGTGAGGTACGCGATGACGCGCTCGATCCCCATGGCGAGGAGGTAACGCCGCTCCTCGGGGAGCCGCCTCACGAACATCTCGCAGGTCGCCGTCCGCGAGGCCATGCCGCGGTGGAAATACCCTGCGGCCATGGTGAGCTGGTAGAGGTCGGTTTTGAGTGCGTCCACGGTTGAGGACGTAGAGACGCGCCAGGCTCCGGTCAACAGAAGACGTCGGACCGCCTTGGCGACATGATGCCGTGCGCACTAAGCTCCCGCGCCATGACGGCTCAGATCCTGGATGGCAAGGCCATCGCGCAGAAGGTCCGCTTGGAGGTACGCGAAGGGGTGGCGCGCTTCTCCGCCGCGCACGGGAGGCCCCCGGGCCTCGACGTGCTCCTGGTGGGCGAGGATCCAGCGAGCGTCATCTACACACGCAACAAGGAGAAGGCATCCCACGAGGTCGGGATGCGAGGGCGGCTCCATCGGCTCTCCGCCGACACGACCGAGGAGGAGCTGCTCGGGAAGATCGCAGCGCTCAACACCGATCCGTCGGTCGACGGCATCCTGGTGCAGCTTCCGCTGCCGAAGCAGATCCGCGAGGCGCGGGTGCTCGACGCGGTGGATCCAGCGAAGGACGTCGACGGGTTTCATCCAGTGAATGCCGGGCTCCTCGCCACGGGCCGCCCCGCCCTCGTGCCCTGCACGCCGAAGGGATCGATGCGCTTGCTCGCCGAGGCCGGCGCGCACCTCGCGGGCGCTCGCGCGGTGGTGGTGGGCAGGAGCAACATCGTGGGGAAGCCGATGGCGCAGCTCCTGCTCGCGGCGCACGCCACCGTGACGCTGGCGCACTCCCGCACCCGCGATCTGGGTGCCGTTTGTCGTGAGGCAGACATTCTCGTCGCCGCAGTGGGTCGGACGCGCCTCATCCAAGGCGACTGGATCAAGGACGGCGCCATCGTGATCGACGTGGGGATGAACCGTGACGACGACGGGAAGCTCGCTGGTGACGTCGACTTCGATGCAGCGCGGAGCCGTGCTTCCTGGATCACACCCGTTCCGGGCGGCGTGGGCCCGATGACCATCGCCACCCTGCTGGAAAACACGCTGCACGCTGCACGAGCGCGCGTCGGCGACGGTTGATTCCAGGGGCTCCGTCCCTTGCCGCGAACAGGCGGCCGTGCTTCCTGAACGTCATGCTTGGTCAGCGCATGACGCGCCCTTTTCTTCATGCCTTGTCTCTCCTGACGGCGGCACTCACCACCTTTGCTGCCGCGGCGTGCGGGGGGGATGAGGCCGGAGGCTCAGGCGGTGGCACCACGACCACGACCACCTCTTCCACGGGTCCAGGCCCTGGAAGCGGAGGAGCAGGTGGACAAGGTGCAGGGGGCGAGGGGCAAGGCGGGAGTGCGTCGCCCGACTGCGGACCTGAAGAAGAGGGAGGCGGTGGGGAGCCGACGCTGACGCTGGACGACGTCCTCGCGTCGCTGCGTACCGATCGGGACGGCACCCTGCACGAGATCTCGCTGACCCGAGGGTGGCCCGCGCTGCTTCCCGACGGCTATCTCTTCGTGTCGACCAGCAGCAACCTGACCCATGTCGCAGGAGATCATGACGGCTGGGTGGGGGCACCGCTCACCGCGGACCAGGGCTTCTCGTGGGCGCTGGTACCGATCGCCTCACCGGGCGGAGGCTACAAGTTCACCGACCTCACCGCTTACGAGGCCGATCCCTGGGCGCGCTCGTACACGGTCGACAGTTTCGGAGAGCTGAGCTTGATCCGGCCATCGATTGCCCACCTCGATCGGTACCGCGACCTCGGTGACGCCGACCTGAAGCCGCGGGATCTGCGGGTGTGGGTCCCTCAGGGGTCGATCAATCGCGTGCTCTACGCACATGATGGCCAGAACCTGTTCTTCGACGGAGGGCCGTTCGGCTCGTGGCGGCTGGAGCAGAGTGTGCCTCCCGGGGTGCTCGTCGTCGGGATCGACAACACGAGCGACCGGATGGACGAGTACACCCACGTGACGGACACCATCGGCGGTAACACGGTCGGGGGGCAGGGAGATGCTTACGTGCGCTTCCTCGGTCGAACGGTGCGGCCCTTGATCCAGGCTCGCTATGGCGAACCAGGGCCCCTCGGGGTGATGGGCTCGTCGCTGGGTGGCCTCATCAGCCTGCACATCGCGGATCGATGCCCGGGGGTCTATGCCTTCGCGGCCAGCCTCTCCGGCACCGTGGGCTGGGGCAGCATCGGCGACGGCAACCGCAATGAGACGATGCTCGAGCGTTACACCGCGCACACCCGGCCGGTCGCCTCGCGGCTGTACCTCGACGTCGGCGGTGGGCCTGGCTCCGGCTGCGTGGATGCCGACGGGGACGGCATCGAGGACGATACGGACAGCTCCCCCGACAACTACTGCGAGAACGAGCAGCTCAGGCGGCAGCTCGCGGCAGGGGGCGCGTACACGGAGGGAGCCAACTTCGACTTCGCGTGGCACGAGGGCGCCATTCACAACGAGGCCGCATGGGCAGCGCGCGTGGGGAACCCCTTCTCGATCTTCGCGGGCCTGTGACACAGCCCCGGCAGGTTCTCACGAGGAGGGTTGCCGCCCCCCGCTGGGCAGCCGACGCGCAGGCCGGGGCCTGACAGAGCGCTCGCCCAGGCTCTCCCGTCATGCGATCGGCTGCTCCTGCCACGACTCCTCCGGACCACGATGCAGCCACCCTCTGGCGAGGTCGCGAGGCGCAGGTCCGGGCGCTCCTCGGCCCCTACGGCAGCGGGGACCTGCTCCCGGGTGACTTCCGCGTTCATCGGCTCCTCTCGGGCCGCGACTTTTACGAGGTGCGCATCGAGGGGCCAGGGGGGGCCCACGGCGCTCTCTACCTCGCTCCCCGCGGCGCGTACCCCGGAGAGACCATCGTCCTGCCGAGCCTGGGGGTGCGGCTCATCTTCGACGCCTCACCCGCAGATGCCCCCTCCCCTCGCCCCGCCCTCGAGCGGCTCCTCGACATCATCCGCAGCAACGACGACGGCCATTTCTGGGAACGGCCTCCGCAGGAAGAATCCGACACGGAGGACAGGCGCATCGAGCCCCTCGACGTCGTGGTGCCTCTGGGCCTCCTGCTCACCGCAGCGCTCCTCGCCCGCCGCCATCTCGCAGGCCGTCACCACGCGCGCGCGGCATCACCGCGCCCACATCAGCCGGGTGGCGTCCTGTCCTCGCGCTTCACACTCGCCGCACTGCTGCTCGTCACGGTGCTGACGGCGATCCCGCTCGCCACCGCCGAGACCGACGACGCCTACACCGTGCTTCGTTACGCGCGGAACCTCGTCGAGCATGGCGAGTTCACCTACAACCTCGGCGAACGCATCTGCGCGCTCACCTCACCGCTCCACGCCCTCCTCCTGGCGCTCCTTTACCGCCTCACGGGTGAGCTTCTCCTCCCGGCCAGGGCGCTGGGCGTTGCCTGCACCCTCGCCGCTGCCGCATCCCTCACGCTGTCCTTCCGGCGGGACGGCACTGCCCTGCGCTGCGGGCTCGCGCTCTTCATCGCCTCCCCGTTCGTCCTCTACTGGACGTTCGGCGGCCTGGAGACGCCCTTGCTCGCAGCGCTCCTCACCTCATCGACCGCGCTCGCCCACACGTCGCGACGCGCGCCCGACGGGACCTCGACGCCCGGCCTCCTCCGCCAAGGCCTACCGTTCTTCCTCGGTGGCCTCGCCGTGATCACCCGCCTCGACGCGATCACCTTCGTCGGCCCCCTCCTCGTCTCCCTGGCCATCCACCCCGGGCCCACCAGCCCCTCGCCAGGACGGCAGTGGGCGGCGCGCCTCCTCGACCTCGTCGCCTTCGCGGCCCCCCCAGCCGCGTGGTTCACGTTCGCCGGCAGCTATTACGGCCACCTCTTGCCCACCAGCTTCTACGTCAAGACGCCTCGCCTCGACGTCCCCTGGCTCCTCGCCAATGCCATGTACATGGCCGACTTCGCGCTCGTCTCTGGCCTGCTGGTGCTCCCTGGCGTCGCCGCCTTCCTCGCGATGAGCAGCACCTCGTACCGCGCTGCAGCCCACGACCACCTTCGCCGCTTCGGGGGCATCCACGCCGGCCTCGCTGGTGTGGCCGCGTATGGCCTCATCGCTGCCACCACCCACCTCTTCTATGCGTTCCGGCTCTTCATCCCCTTCCTGGGCCCAGCCGCGCTCCTCACCGCGGATCTCGTGGCTGGCCTCCGCCGCGCCTCCACGACGGACGAGGGGTCCACGCCTCCCCGGGACACCTCGCCTCCCACGACCAACACGACGGCCACGCCCTCGCTCACGCCTTCATCCCCCACCGCCGCTGCAACTTCCCCCCTCGACCGCCTCTTCGCCGCCAGCACGCTGGTCCTCCTCGCCCTCCAGGGGCTGAGCGCCCTCCAGGTCGCCATGCCCTCCGGCAACCTCAGCGGCGCTCGGACTGGCGAGATGCGTGACCTCGGTGCCCCTGACATGACGGCGTGGGTGCGGCGCTTCGCGGAGCCCGCCGACACCCTGCGGGACCACTGGCAGCGCCAGCCAGCGAGCGCCGAGCGCCCCATGCGCATCGCCACCTTCGCCGTGGGAGCCCTTGCGCACGCCCTTCCCGATGCCCGCGTCTACGAGCAGCACACGGCGTACCGCCACGCCTGCCGCCCCCGGCCCGGCGTGCTGGCCAGCACCGCGGACTACGTCTGCGTCCTTTCCCCCATGCCCGAGGAGACCGAGCTGGACCTCGACCGCTTGCAGCTCGTCTTCGAGACGCAAGCCGAACTCTCGGGCACCGTCCGTCACTACCGGGTCTATTTCAACCCGACGCCAGCGCCCCAGATCCTGCCACCACGCATCGATGCCCCCTGCCTGCTCTGACCGCGACCGCGTCCGGGCCGCCTCGTCTCGCAGCGCACGCTCGGGCCTCGACGCTACTCCGCTTGCCCCCCTCGCGCCGCCCAGGCCTCGGCCACCTGCTCTGCCAGCGCACGCACCGTCAGCGGCGACGAGCCCTCGGCCTTGTTGTTCACCAGCACGAACGCCGGGATTCCCGCCGCCGCAGCAGCGCACACGATCTCGACCACCTCGGCCCGCATGCGGGGGTCCGGCTCGACGATGCGATTGAACGGCGCAAACCGCGCCTTGTCCGCTTCGTAGGCACGCCCGGGCTTCAACGAGAGGCGCACCAGCACGAACGGCGCCTGGGTCACCGGCACGGTCTCCGCCTGGGCTCCCGGAAGCGGCATCGACCGCCAGTAGGAGTAGGCATGCGCCACGCCATGCGCGCGCAGGACCTCTGCGTAAGCCGGTGTCAGGTACGCCCGCTCCCGCAGCTCCACCGCGTAGCGCAGCCCGCGGGGCGCCTCCGAGAGGAAGCGGTCCAGCCGGTCGAGGAAGGCGGGGAGCGGCAGCCGGTTCGCCGCCCCCACTGGCGGCATCTCCAGCAACACTGGCCCCGCGTGCTCGCGGAACGAGCCGAGCAGCGGCCGCGCGTGCATCGCCTCGAACACCTCGACCGACAGAAAGTCCGGGTTCGGCGTCACGGTCGGACCGCGCTCGTCCTCGGGCAGGCCCGGCGCCATGAACACCTGCGACATCACCGCGTGGGGTGCCTTCGACACACACTGGAAGCCCGGCGGGAGCTGCCGCGCATAGCGAAGGTAATCGCCATCGGGCACGGGAGCGTAGAAGCTCCGATCGATCCCCACCGTGGTCAGCAGCGGGTGCTGTGCGTATTCGAGGAGGCCATCGTGCGCCAGCTCCTTCACGCTCCGCGCGCGCGAGTAAACGATGCCCGCCCACCCAGGAAAGCTCCAGGTGCTCGTCCCGAACCGCAGCCCTGGG is part of the Chondromyces crocatus genome and encodes:
- a CDS encoding alpha/beta hydrolase; this translates as MTRPFLHALSLLTAALTTFAAAACGGDEAGGSGGGTTTTTTSSTGPGPGSGGAGGQGAGGEGQGGSASPDCGPEEEGGGGEPTLTLDDVLASLRTDRDGTLHEISLTRGWPALLPDGYLFVSTSSNLTHVAGDHDGWVGAPLTADQGFSWALVPIASPGGGYKFTDLTAYEADPWARSYTVDSFGELSLIRPSIAHLDRYRDLGDADLKPRDLRVWVPQGSINRVLYAHDGQNLFFDGGPFGSWRLEQSVPPGVLVVGIDNTSDRMDEYTHVTDTIGGNTVGGQGDAYVRFLGRTVRPLIQARYGEPGPLGVMGSSLGGLISLHIADRCPGVYAFAASLSGTVGWGSIGDGNRNETMLERYTAHTRPVASRLYLDVGGGPGSGCVDADGDGIEDDTDSSPDNYCENEQLRRQLAAGGAYTEGANFDFAWHEGAIHNEAAWAARVGNPFSIFAGL
- a CDS encoding nicotinate phosphoribosyltransferase; amino-acid sequence: MDALKTDLYQLTMAAGYFHRGMASRTATCEMFVRRLPEERRYLLAMGIERVIAYLTDLRFTDEQIAYLKTVPSLADAMTPEFIAYLRDFRFHGDLWAIPEGTVFFEQEPVLRITAPLIEAQLVETFVLSAVNHATMVASKAARIVLSAGEAGVVEFGTRRTHFDAAVDAARAAYAAGFASTSNVEAGMRYGIPVTGTAAHMWTMAHPTEEAAFEGYVKIFPNASILLIDTYDTLEGAKRAAAIARDKLKGVRLDSGDLATLSKGVRRILDDAGCRQAKIVASGDVNELKIAALRNAGAPIDLYGVGTDLVVSRDAPALGGVYKLVEIGEGEDRAPIAKFSEGKATLPGAHQVFRSHGPDGEITGDIIALADEHGPEGTAPLLAEIVRGGKRLAPAEPLSAIRARAKRELASLPASLRRLDGDPWTPLTPQRSTGLTRLIDEVRARVAPSHQVAKED
- the folD gene encoding bifunctional methylenetetrahydrofolate dehydrogenase/methenyltetrahydrofolate cyclohydrolase FolD, with amino-acid sequence MTAQILDGKAIAQKVRLEVREGVARFSAAHGRPPGLDVLLVGEDPASVIYTRNKEKASHEVGMRGRLHRLSADTTEEELLGKIAALNTDPSVDGILVQLPLPKQIREARVLDAVDPAKDVDGFHPVNAGLLATGRPALVPCTPKGSMRLLAEAGAHLAGARAVVVGRSNIVGKPMAQLLLAAHATVTLAHSRTRDLGAVCREADILVAAVGRTRLIQGDWIKDGAIVIDVGMNRDDDGKLAGDVDFDAARSRASWITPVPGGVGPMTIATLLENTLHAARARVGDG
- a CDS encoding DUF72 domain-containing protein — encoded protein: MARALEQEHALARPIAERLPPGLRFGTSTWSFPGWAGIVYSRARSVKELAHDGLLEYAQHPLLTTVGIDRSFYAPVPDGDYLRYARQLPPGFQCVSKAPHAVMSQVFMAPGLPEDERGPTVTPNPDFLSVEVFEAMHARPLLGSFREHAGPVLLEMPPVGAANRLPLPAFLDRLDRFLSEAPRGLRYAVELRERAYLTPAYAEVLRAHGVAHAYSYWRSMPLPGAQAETVPVTQAPFVLVRLSLKPGRAYEADKARFAPFNRIVEPDPRMRAEVVEIVCAAAAAGIPAFVLVNNKAEGSSPLTVRALAEQVAEAWAARGGQAE